AGAGCCATGAAGGCTCTAATTAGGGCAAACAACGAGGACGGTACAATTCAATTTGTGGGCAATGACCTGACCAATGAGAAAACAAAGGAAAAATCAAATACAAGTTGAACCAGATACATAAAACATGACACCAACTATCAGTATCATTTACGGCTCTGTCCGAACCAACAGGCAGGGAATCAAAGCAGCAAAATACCTTGATAGTAAACTCAGGGAAAGAGAGATAAACGTTCACTTTATCGATCCCCTGGAGTATCGTTTACCGCTTCTCGACAAAATGTATAAAGAATATGATCCCGGAACAGCGCCGGAACCCATGGAAGACCTGGCGGGAAAATTTGCCGGATCAGACGGATTTCTTATTGTAACGGGGGAATATAACCACAGCATCCCGCCGGCTCTTAAAAATATTTTAGATCACTTTCAGAGTGAATACCTTTTCAAACCTTCTGCCATAGCTTCCTATTCAGCAGGTATGTTTGGAGGTATGAGAGCTGCCGTTCATCTCAGGGTCATTTTAGCCGAGCTGGGCATGCCAGCCATTTCATCCATACAGCCCTTTCCGCGTATTGGAAATCTGTTTGATGAAAACCTGAATCCCCAAAACGAACATGTCGATCCCTCAACCTCCCGTTTTCTGGATGAATTCCTCTGGTATGCAGAGGCTCTGAAAAGTAAAAGGGACAAAGGAACACCATATTAATCAAATCTCTGAACA
This DNA window, taken from Bacteroidales bacterium, encodes the following:
- a CDS encoding NAD(P)H-dependent oxidoreductase translates to MTPTISIIYGSVRTNRQGIKAAKYLDSKLREREINVHFIDPLEYRLPLLDKMYKEYDPGTAPEPMEDLAGKFAGSDGFLIVTGEYNHSIPPALKNILDHFQSEYLFKPSAIASYSAGMFGGMRAAVHLRVILAELGMPAISSIQPFPRIGNLFDENLNPQNEHVDPSTSRFLDEFLWYAEALKSKRDKGTPY